From the genome of Variovorax sp. RA8, one region includes:
- a CDS encoding alpha/beta fold hydrolase produces the protein MGSPIVLVHGAWHGGWCWDKVRPLLEAAGHRVLTPTLSGLADGEHLRCPVPSLATHVADIVDLVEAERLRDVVVVGHSYGGMVITGVADALRDRIRHLVYLDAAVPADGQTFASFVPGIAQEDVLRREAAFRSMAPDGSWLPPVPPGMVGVSDPADVEWLKRRMRPHPLRTWLDPIALPNGGHSGLPKTYVMAANPPTTAMGYPRVAEIARRGGEWSCREIDCGHDMMVVDPEQTATFIAEAAE, from the coding sequence ATGGGATCCCCCATTGTTCTCGTCCACGGAGCTTGGCACGGCGGCTGGTGCTGGGACAAAGTCCGCCCGCTCCTGGAGGCGGCCGGCCACCGCGTCCTTACACCCACCCTCAGCGGGCTGGCGGACGGCGAGCACCTGCGCTGTCCCGTCCCCAGCTTGGCCACCCACGTGGCCGACATCGTCGACCTGGTGGAGGCTGAGAGGCTTCGTGACGTGGTCGTGGTTGGCCACTCTTATGGCGGCATGGTCATCACGGGCGTCGCCGATGCGCTGCGTGACCGCATACGCCACCTCGTGTACCTGGATGCCGCGGTGCCAGCCGACGGCCAGACGTTTGCGTCTTTCGTGCCCGGCATCGCGCAAGAGGACGTGCTTAGGCGGGAGGCGGCGTTCCGCTCCATGGCGCCAGACGGCAGCTGGCTCCCGCCCGTCCCGCCCGGCATGGTGGGCGTGAGCGATCCCGCGGACGTCGAATGGTTGAAGCGGCGCATGCGTCCCCACCCGCTGCGCACGTGGCTGGATCCCATTGCCCTGCCCAATGGCGGCCATTCAGGACTCCCAAAGACGTACGTGATGGCAGCGAACCCGCCCACGACTGCGATGGGCTACCCGCGCGTGGCCGAGATCGCGCGTCGCGGTGGCGAATGGAGCTGCCGCGAGATCGACTGCGGTCACGACATGATGGTGGTGGATCCGGAGCAGACGGCAACCTTCATCGCAGAGGCGGCCGAATGA
- a CDS encoding NADP-dependent oxidoreductase translates to MTDSRQPLMTAVQLREWGGPLELARIPCPQPLPTEVLVRVEAAGVNPVDVFTTQGRAYNRALHLPHVPGWDVSGMVEAVGYGVTRFRKGDAVFGMPWFPRQGGGYAQYVTAPARHFAHKPAELTHAEAAALPLAGLTAWQMLVEVAQVRAGMRVLVSGGAGGVGHLVVQLAKALGASVTATARSEKHEFLRQLGAERVVDYTAAPVPDQVSGMDIVIELVGGDTCMAMLRTLRPGGLLVSAQAAWAPGLQEAAQAAGVRASWYLVEPSGSALEALAKLVREGRLKPRVDAVLPLAQAAEAHTRVAARDTNGKLVLVPPARSE, encoded by the coding sequence ATGACCGATTCTCGACAACCACTGATGACCGCCGTGCAGCTGCGCGAATGGGGCGGTCCGCTCGAACTCGCACGCATTCCGTGCCCTCAACCGCTGCCCACCGAGGTCCTTGTGCGGGTGGAAGCCGCCGGCGTGAACCCGGTGGATGTGTTCACCACCCAGGGGCGGGCGTACAACCGGGCCCTGCATCTTCCGCACGTGCCCGGCTGGGACGTTTCCGGCATGGTCGAAGCGGTGGGCTATGGTGTCACGCGCTTCAGGAAGGGCGATGCCGTCTTTGGCATGCCCTGGTTCCCACGCCAGGGCGGCGGGTACGCGCAGTACGTCACCGCGCCTGCGCGGCATTTCGCGCACAAGCCGGCAGAGCTCACGCACGCCGAAGCTGCAGCACTACCGCTGGCGGGGCTGACGGCCTGGCAGATGCTGGTGGAGGTCGCTCAAGTACGGGCTGGAATGCGGGTGTTGGTCAGCGGCGGCGCCGGGGGAGTGGGCCACCTCGTTGTGCAGTTGGCGAAGGCACTTGGCGCGTCAGTGACGGCCACGGCACGGTCCGAGAAACACGAATTCCTGCGGCAGCTGGGAGCGGAACGGGTGGTGGACTACACAGCCGCACCGGTGCCGGACCAGGTTTCGGGCATGGACATCGTGATCGAACTGGTCGGGGGCGACACCTGCATGGCGATGCTCCGCACGCTGCGGCCTGGCGGGCTGCTGGTCAGCGCCCAGGCCGCCTGGGCGCCCGGCTTGCAGGAAGCAGCGCAGGCAGCGGGCGTTCGCGCCAGCTGGTACCTGGTCGAACCGAGCGGCAGCGCTCTCGAAGCCCTCGCCAAGCTGGTGCGCGAAGGGCGGTTGAAGCCGCGCGTCGACGCTGTGCTGCCGCTGGCCCAAGCGGCCGAAGCACATACGCGCGTCGCCGCACGCGACACGAACGGCAAGCTGGTGCTGGTGCCGCCAGCCCGCAGCGAATGA
- the sctR gene encoding type III secretion system export apparatus subunit SctR, with product MQGGLPEPLTLVALIVAFGVAPFVALMVTSYTKLVIVFGLLRTALGLQQTPPNMVLNGIAIILSVYIMAPVGMDVGDALRHRNFGAKGEGLNDIVAVIDAAKAPLKEFLQKHTHERERQFFLKSASNIWPQARAEQLRADDFMVLVPSFTLSELTRAFQIGFIIYLVFVVVDLIVATVLLALGMSMIAPTTISLPFKLLLFVMLDGWTRLVHGLVLSYR from the coding sequence ATGCAGGGCGGACTCCCCGAACCCCTCACGCTGGTCGCGCTGATCGTCGCCTTCGGCGTCGCGCCCTTCGTGGCGCTGATGGTGACCAGCTACACCAAGCTGGTGATCGTCTTCGGCCTGCTGCGCACCGCGCTGGGCCTGCAGCAGACGCCGCCGAACATGGTGCTGAACGGCATCGCGATCATCCTGTCGGTCTACATCATGGCGCCGGTGGGCATGGACGTGGGCGACGCGCTGCGCCATCGAAACTTCGGCGCCAAGGGCGAAGGGCTCAACGACATCGTGGCGGTGATCGATGCAGCCAAGGCACCGCTCAAGGAGTTCTTGCAGAAGCACACGCACGAGCGCGAGCGGCAGTTCTTCCTGAAGTCCGCGTCCAACATCTGGCCGCAGGCCCGCGCCGAGCAGCTGCGTGCCGACGACTTCATGGTGCTGGTGCCGAGCTTCACCCTGAGCGAGCTGACGCGGGCCTTCCAGATCGGCTTCATCATCTACCTGGTGTTCGTGGTGGTGGACCTGATCGTGGCGACCGTGCTGCTGGCACTGGGGATGTCGATGATTGCGCCTACGACCATTTCATTGCCGTTCAAGCTGCTGTTGTTCGTGATGCTGGATGGGTGGACGCGGCTGGTGCATGGGTTGGTGTTGTCGTACCGGTGA
- a CDS encoding zinc-dependent alcohol dehydrogenase family protein, whose translation MKAIQLQAPGGPEVLQLVELPLPQPRAGEVRVKAMAIGAGGPDVLIRNGTYKWMPPMPATPGNEMAGVVDAIGPGVTSLRVGQRVLVSARELAQRGGCYAEAICVPQAAPFVLPDSIRFEDAVSLGNFQLALAMLSSNGNLPATSILVPGAAGGVATALVQVARDRGLRVIGTASTPEKRNFALANGAHEVIESDPHGLTEKVMQLTDGRGVDLAFDHLGGELFIACLRALAPCGMLVSYNIVNGPPAGDVFEELRRLLGRSLAVRTFSIHAIDADASQRRGLMESAIALMAEGRIRAPKVATFALSEARRVHELLDSGGMPGKIVLMP comes from the coding sequence ATGAAGGCCATTCAACTCCAGGCGCCCGGCGGGCCCGAAGTCCTGCAACTCGTCGAGCTGCCATTGCCGCAACCACGCGCAGGCGAGGTGCGGGTCAAGGCCATGGCGATCGGCGCCGGCGGGCCCGATGTGCTGATCCGCAACGGCACCTACAAATGGATGCCGCCGATGCCGGCGACCCCCGGCAACGAGATGGCCGGTGTCGTCGACGCGATCGGCCCCGGAGTGACTTCTTTGCGGGTGGGGCAGCGGGTGCTCGTGAGCGCGCGTGAACTGGCGCAGCGTGGCGGCTGCTATGCGGAGGCCATCTGCGTGCCGCAGGCCGCACCTTTCGTCCTTCCCGACTCGATCCGCTTCGAGGATGCCGTCAGCCTCGGAAACTTCCAGCTCGCGTTGGCGATGCTGTCGAGCAACGGCAATTTGCCGGCGACCTCCATCCTGGTGCCCGGTGCGGCCGGTGGTGTGGCGACGGCGCTGGTACAGGTCGCCCGCGACCGCGGACTGCGTGTGATCGGAACCGCCTCGACCCCGGAGAAGAGAAACTTCGCGTTGGCCAACGGCGCGCACGAGGTCATCGAGAGCGATCCACATGGCCTGACCGAGAAAGTGATGCAGCTGACGGACGGTCGTGGCGTCGACCTGGCCTTCGATCACCTGGGCGGTGAGCTCTTCATCGCCTGCCTGCGCGCCTTGGCACCCTGCGGCATGCTGGTCTCTTACAACATCGTCAACGGTCCGCCTGCCGGCGACGTGTTCGAGGAACTTCGCAGGCTGCTGGGCAGGAGCCTCGCTGTGCGCACCTTCTCCATCCACGCCATCGATGCGGATGCGAGCCAGCGCCGGGGCTTGATGGAGTCCGCCATCGCCCTGATGGCTGAAGGCCGCATTCGCGCGCCGAAGGTCGCGACCTTTGCGCTGTCGGAGGCGCGCCGTGTGCACGAGTTGCTCGACAGCGGTGGCATGCCGGGAAAGATCGTGCTGATGCCTTGA
- a CDS encoding amino acid synthesis family protein produces MSLIEIRKRSLAIETIYHEGGPPVETPLKLAAACAVIRNPYAGRYEPDLIPFMVDLRSLGTLLATELIETLGRDKVEVYSKAAIVGVNGELEHGAVWHEAGGWAMREALGEPKAIVPSSKAVAATGYRIMVPLHYVHAAYVRSHYNSMEIGIQDAPRPNEILFALVMGTGGRVHARLGGLTKDQVSVHDGQR; encoded by the coding sequence ATGTCCCTGATCGAAATCCGCAAGCGCAGTCTTGCCATCGAAACCATCTACCACGAGGGTGGGCCGCCGGTCGAGACGCCCCTGAAGCTTGCCGCGGCCTGCGCGGTCATCCGCAACCCCTATGCGGGGCGCTATGAACCCGACCTGATTCCCTTCATGGTCGACCTGCGCTCCCTGGGAACACTGCTGGCGACCGAGCTGATCGAGACGCTCGGGCGCGACAAGGTCGAGGTCTACAGCAAGGCCGCGATCGTCGGCGTGAACGGAGAGCTGGAGCACGGTGCCGTCTGGCACGAGGCCGGCGGCTGGGCCATGCGCGAGGCGCTTGGCGAGCCGAAGGCGATCGTCCCGTCGTCCAAGGCGGTGGCGGCGACGGGCTACCGGATCATGGTGCCGCTGCACTACGTCCACGCGGCCTACGTGCGCAGTCACTACAACTCGATGGAAATCGGCATCCAGGACGCGCCCCGGCCCAACGAGATCCTCTTCGCGCTGGTGATGGGCACCGGCGGCCGCGTGCATGCGCGCCTCGGCGGGCTGACGAAGGACCAGGTGTCCGTCCATGACGGGCAGCGCTAG
- a CDS encoding MFS transporter, protein MTTTDTGAGAGLASTRRALLFGNFVIGAGLQVVAGTLQDLSRSLGVSVATAGQLISIAAVVVCVAAPFAAWFGRGRDMRRLLALALLWYGIGHAACAAATGHLGLGVARALSMLAAAFFTPQAAAAMVVMSPPRERASAIAFIFIGWSASAVIGAPVSSFVGEVLGWRHAFGLIAGLALLAAAVLWRSMPSGVKTPPVSAAAWKAALRDPALMAVVLVTALQGAGQFTVLSYFLPFCKQVLQATAAQVSLAYLWFGALGVTGNVLLVRLVGRMGPGRSVNVVLCAIAASLACWPLVTTMPALLVVIVPWALACFASNSAQQARLGHLAPQLTPALMAMNTSAIYLGQALGAAGGGALLASNGMGALSWAGLAWMLAALALSLWAARRIKVHGLRYATTGGPQAVDR, encoded by the coding sequence ATGACAACGACGGACACCGGCGCCGGCGCAGGGCTGGCTTCCACGCGTCGCGCACTGCTGTTCGGCAACTTCGTCATCGGCGCGGGCCTGCAGGTCGTCGCAGGCACCCTGCAAGACTTGTCGCGCTCACTGGGCGTGAGCGTTGCCACGGCGGGGCAGCTCATCTCCATTGCGGCGGTCGTGGTGTGCGTCGCCGCACCGTTCGCGGCGTGGTTCGGCCGCGGGCGGGACATGCGGCGTTTGCTCGCTTTGGCCTTGCTGTGGTACGGCATCGGCCACGCCGCGTGTGCTGCCGCCACCGGCCACCTGGGGCTAGGCGTCGCGCGCGCGTTGTCCATGCTCGCGGCCGCCTTCTTCACGCCGCAAGCCGCGGCCGCCATGGTGGTCATGAGCCCGCCGCGCGAACGCGCCTCGGCCATTGCCTTCATCTTCATCGGCTGGTCTGCGTCGGCTGTGATCGGCGCGCCGGTCAGCAGTTTCGTGGGCGAGGTGCTGGGCTGGCGCCATGCGTTCGGGTTGATCGCAGGCCTGGCGCTGTTGGCGGCAGCCGTGCTCTGGCGGAGCATGCCTTCAGGCGTGAAAACGCCACCCGTGTCCGCCGCTGCATGGAAGGCAGCGCTGCGCGATCCGGCGCTGATGGCCGTCGTACTGGTCACGGCGCTGCAGGGCGCAGGCCAGTTCACTGTCCTCTCGTACTTCCTGCCGTTCTGCAAGCAGGTGCTGCAGGCCACCGCGGCACAAGTCAGTCTGGCCTATTTGTGGTTTGGAGCACTGGGAGTCACTGGAAACGTGCTGCTGGTGCGGCTGGTGGGCCGCATGGGCCCGGGGCGTAGCGTCAACGTGGTGCTGTGCGCGATTGCGGCGAGCCTCGCGTGCTGGCCGCTGGTCACTACGATGCCGGCGCTGCTGGTGGTGATCGTCCCATGGGCGCTGGCGTGCTTCGCGAGCAACTCCGCCCAGCAGGCCCGTCTGGGCCACCTGGCCCCGCAACTGACGCCGGCGCTGATGGCCATGAACACGTCGGCGATCTACCTGGGTCAGGCGCTGGGGGCGGCGGGCGGCGGCGCTCTGCTGGCATCCAACGGCATGGGTGCGCTCAGTTGGGCTGGCCTCGCATGGATGCTGGCCGCTCTGGCACTCAGCTTGTGGGCCGCGCGTCGAATAAAGGTACACGGACTTCGCTACGCGACGACTGGAGGGCCGCAGGCCGTCGACCGCTAG
- the sctQ gene encoding type III secretion system cytoplasmic ring protein SctQ, with protein sequence MPAQAAEPVTELGEARALPRAEPANVRALNRLYGAAPPRELVARDVRYRLSWRHDTGAVPMVRECFRFRLGAHVGHLGLDAPSLQCLLGERRLELLPRELRYILLAEALHPVADALEKALRLHFEWQPPEGPDAVAPPCDAERAAFFVATAVEGGAALRGFIQFDDGATLDALVPTDAKRHAVRASIVFDALRLPVHFAIGSTPIQLREINSIRAGDIVGIEQWSSSGGAIVVTAALGGPGGRQLTAFAEGARITVQQTRDSAMKTDTPAPTADASVNLPIDRLDALEVTLRFEVGELSLSLGELKSIRAGHVFELGQPLNRSPVRILAHGNVLGKGYLVAVGDRLGVRVSEFAPGEV encoded by the coding sequence ATGCCCGCGCAGGCCGCTGAGCCGGTGACCGAGCTCGGCGAGGCGCGCGCGCTGCCACGGGCCGAGCCCGCGAACGTGCGTGCGCTCAACCGCCTGTACGGCGCGGCGCCGCCGCGCGAGCTGGTGGCGCGCGATGTGCGCTATCGCCTCTCGTGGCGGCACGACACGGGGGCGGTGCCCATGGTGCGCGAATGCTTTCGGTTCAGGCTCGGAGCGCATGTGGGCCACCTGGGCCTGGATGCGCCGAGCCTGCAGTGCCTGCTGGGTGAACGCCGCCTGGAGCTGCTGCCGCGCGAGCTGCGCTACATCCTGCTGGCCGAGGCGTTGCATCCGGTGGCCGACGCGCTGGAGAAGGCGCTGCGCCTGCACTTCGAATGGCAGCCGCCGGAGGGGCCCGACGCCGTTGCGCCGCCCTGCGATGCGGAACGCGCGGCCTTCTTCGTGGCCACGGCGGTCGAGGGCGGCGCAGCCTTGCGCGGCTTCATCCAGTTCGACGACGGCGCGACGCTCGATGCCTTGGTGCCGACCGATGCCAAGCGCCACGCGGTACGTGCAAGCATCGTCTTCGATGCGCTGCGGCTGCCCGTTCATTTCGCGATCGGCAGCACGCCGATCCAGTTGCGCGAGATCAACAGCATCCGCGCCGGCGACATCGTCGGCATCGAGCAATGGAGCTCCTCGGGCGGCGCGATCGTGGTCACGGCCGCGCTCGGCGGGCCCGGGGGCCGGCAGCTCACGGCCTTTGCCGAGGGCGCGCGCATCACCGTTCAGCAAACCAGAGACAGCGCCATGAAGACAGACACCCCCGCCCCCACCGCCGACGCCAGCGTCAACCTGCCGATCGATCGGCTCGATGCGCTGGAGGTCACGCTGCGCTTCGAAGTCGGCGAGCTGTCGTTGTCGCTCGGCGAGTTGAAGAGCATCCGCGCCGGCCACGTGTTCGAGCTCGGCCAACCGCTCAATCGCAGTCCGGTGCGCATCCTGGCGCACGGCAACGTGCTGGGCAAGGGCTACCTGGTTGCGGTGGGCGACCGGCTGGGGGTGCGCGTGTCGGAGTTCGCGCCCGGCGAAGTCTGA
- a CDS encoding TetR/AcrR family transcriptional regulator, protein MSFATDLYHAHYIQECPVPASASTKAKRAPAQGEHSAREKVFATARDLFYREGFRAVGVDTVVAASGVAKTTLYRWFPTKDDLVLAVLDSRDEEFWAQWEATAERHMGHPREELLGQIKWISRYIGGEASRGCAFLNAAAEFPDPAHAVRDKVARNKQKLRRRLLALCMAAGAEDAALLADQLVLMIDGAFAGSEALGKNGPAKALQRAAQAAMDAALPHKQ, encoded by the coding sequence ATGTCCTTCGCTACCGACCTGTATCATGCGCACTACATTCAGGAATGCCCCGTGCCTGCAAGTGCCTCCACCAAAGCAAAGCGTGCCCCTGCGCAGGGAGAACACTCCGCCCGCGAGAAGGTGTTCGCGACAGCCCGTGATCTTTTCTACCGCGAGGGCTTTCGCGCGGTTGGCGTCGACACGGTGGTCGCCGCCTCCGGCGTGGCCAAGACGACGCTCTATCGTTGGTTCCCGACCAAGGACGACCTCGTTCTGGCCGTTCTGGACTCGCGGGACGAGGAGTTCTGGGCGCAGTGGGAAGCGACGGCTGAGCGGCACATGGGACATCCGCGCGAGGAGCTCCTCGGGCAAATCAAATGGATTTCCCGCTACATCGGCGGTGAGGCGTCCCGTGGCTGCGCGTTCCTGAACGCTGCGGCGGAGTTTCCCGATCCGGCGCATGCCGTTCGCGACAAGGTCGCGCGGAACAAGCAAAAGCTGCGCCGACGCCTCCTGGCCTTGTGCATGGCGGCGGGCGCCGAAGACGCTGCCCTGCTGGCGGACCAACTGGTCCTCATGATCGACGGCGCTTTCGCCGGAAGCGAAGCCCTGGGCAAGAACGGACCGGCCAAGGCGCTGCAGCGTGCGGCCCAAGCGGCCATGGACGCGGCCCTGCCGCACAAGCAGTAG
- a CDS encoding FCD domain-containing protein, with protein sequence MHKIDHMNSLIAVASEPSTPLAEQAFRRLRRDVLTGLFEAGSKLKLDDLQGHYGFSSSPLREALSRLAQEGLVKADERRGFRVAPLSAEDLADITHMRLMLDVEALRSAIERGDDSWEGAIVAAFHRLEKIESRLSDGPVILDEEWSELHRNFHAALIAACASERQRLWSASLFDQAERYRRFSARHRQVGRRKSSEHRKIMEATLRRDADTACALLGEHILGTQRNVEAALRRAVAA encoded by the coding sequence ATGCATAAAATTGATCATATGAACTCACTCATCGCGGTCGCTTCCGAGCCATCGACCCCTCTTGCTGAGCAGGCTTTCAGACGCCTGCGGCGCGACGTCCTGACTGGCTTGTTCGAGGCGGGGAGCAAGCTGAAGCTGGACGACCTGCAGGGGCACTACGGGTTCTCCAGCAGCCCGCTGCGCGAAGCGCTAAGCCGTCTCGCACAGGAAGGCCTGGTCAAGGCGGATGAGCGCAGGGGCTTTCGCGTTGCGCCGCTCTCCGCCGAGGACCTGGCCGACATCACGCACATGCGGCTGATGCTCGATGTGGAGGCGCTGCGCAGTGCCATCGAACGGGGCGACGACAGCTGGGAAGGCGCGATCGTCGCCGCCTTCCACCGGCTCGAGAAGATCGAATCTCGCCTGAGCGATGGACCGGTCATCCTGGACGAGGAGTGGAGTGAGCTGCATCGGAATTTCCATGCGGCACTGATTGCTGCCTGCGCTTCCGAACGCCAGCGGCTATGGAGCGCGAGCCTGTTCGACCAGGCCGAGCGCTACCGGCGCTTCTCGGCGCGCCACCGGCAAGTCGGCCGGCGCAAGTCGAGCGAGCACCGCAAGATCATGGAGGCCACGCTGCGTCGTGATGCCGATACGGCTTGCGCACTGCTCGGCGAGCACATCCTCGGCACGCAGCGCAACGTCGAAGCCGCCCTGCGCCGCGCAGTCGCCGCGTGA
- the sctV gene encoding type III secretion system export apparatus subunit SctV yields MASPARSLQPYRGSLRDLFANAGRYNDLLLAGLLVVVVALFVLPLPTPLLDLLIASNLAISLVLLIVAMYVPSALSLSTFPSLLLFTTLFRLALNIASTKLILLQANAGHIIDTFGKLIVGNNVVVGGVVFLIIAIVQFIVIAKGSERVAEVAARFALDAMPGKQMSIDADVRAGVLSSAQAQKRRQVLEQECQLHGAMDGAMKFVKGDAIASIVIALVNILAGIAIGTLMHEMTLSGALQRYAILTVGDGMVSQIPSLLVSIAAGIVITRVGSGERRDAQLASQIGEQLMAHPRALVIAGIAVASFLVVPGFPKWVFGLLAALIIGLGFAMRSVRARRRTPGWISHREAIDEEEGESGHAIASPLAVRLSDTLRGAVDRHALDQELAGVKTAVESDLGPVFPRLQLAYAAGLPEHGYQVLVHDVVVSEGLLQPGWQLLDPAEATTPPAGAQVAEPFGPFARVVWVQGAQPGLRTWEAQEVVALHVDHAVRRNVRELIGLQEVQRLLHSVQRDAPELAAEVARVASPQRIAEVLRRLLQEGIPIRNLHAIFECLAIWAPKEQDSIALTELVRIHLGRYITSRYVGSSRQLEAILFESSLLERVQNAVERSPRGNLLLLSPAVTQDIREQVRRILGSTANRVVAIASSDVRRYVKTLIEPVAPTLPVLSYQEVDEDVALQPVGWVTNPQAH; encoded by the coding sequence ATGGCGAGCCCCGCCCGATCCTTGCAGCCGTACCGCGGCAGCCTGCGCGACCTGTTCGCGAACGCAGGCCGCTACAACGATCTGCTGCTCGCGGGCCTGCTGGTGGTGGTGGTGGCGCTCTTCGTGCTGCCGCTGCCGACGCCGCTCCTGGACCTGCTGATCGCGAGCAACCTGGCGATCAGCCTGGTGCTGCTGATCGTGGCGATGTACGTGCCCTCGGCGCTGTCGCTCTCCACCTTTCCCTCGCTGCTGCTCTTCACCACGCTGTTCCGGCTGGCGCTCAACATCGCCTCCACCAAGCTGATCCTGCTGCAGGCCAATGCCGGCCACATCATCGACACCTTCGGCAAGCTGATCGTCGGCAACAACGTGGTGGTCGGCGGCGTGGTCTTCCTCATCATCGCCATCGTCCAGTTCATCGTGATCGCCAAGGGCTCGGAGCGGGTGGCCGAGGTGGCGGCGCGCTTCGCGCTGGACGCGATGCCGGGCAAGCAGATGAGCATCGACGCCGACGTGCGCGCCGGCGTGCTCTCCTCGGCGCAGGCGCAGAAGCGGCGCCAGGTGCTGGAGCAGGAATGCCAGCTGCACGGCGCGATGGATGGCGCGATGAAGTTCGTCAAGGGCGACGCCATCGCGAGCATCGTCATCGCGCTGGTCAACATCCTCGCGGGCATCGCCATCGGCACGCTGATGCACGAGATGACGCTTTCCGGCGCGCTGCAGCGCTACGCCATTCTCACGGTGGGCGACGGCATGGTCTCGCAGATCCCGTCGCTGCTGGTCTCGATCGCCGCCGGCATCGTGATCACCCGCGTGGGCAGCGGCGAGCGCCGCGACGCGCAGCTCGCCAGCCAGATCGGCGAGCAGCTGATGGCACATCCGCGCGCCCTCGTCATCGCGGGCATCGCGGTCGCCAGCTTCCTGGTGGTGCCTGGGTTCCCCAAGTGGGTGTTTGGCCTGCTGGCGGCCCTGATCATCGGCCTGGGCTTCGCGATGCGCAGCGTGCGCGCACGGCGGCGCACGCCGGGCTGGATCTCGCACCGCGAAGCCATCGACGAGGAAGAGGGCGAGAGCGGCCATGCGATCGCCTCGCCGCTGGCGGTGCGGCTGTCCGACACGCTGCGCGGCGCGGTCGACCGCCATGCGCTCGACCAGGAGCTCGCCGGCGTCAAGACCGCCGTCGAGTCCGACCTGGGCCCGGTGTTCCCGCGCCTGCAGCTGGCTTATGCGGCCGGCCTGCCCGAGCACGGCTACCAGGTGCTGGTGCATGACGTGGTGGTGTCCGAAGGTTTGCTGCAGCCGGGCTGGCAGTTGCTCGATCCGGCCGAGGCCACCACGCCGCCCGCAGGCGCGCAGGTGGCCGAACCCTTCGGCCCCTTCGCGCGCGTGGTGTGGGTGCAAGGCGCGCAGCCCGGCCTCCGGACCTGGGAGGCGCAGGAGGTGGTGGCCCTGCACGTCGACCACGCCGTGCGCCGCAACGTGCGCGAGCTGATCGGCCTGCAGGAAGTGCAACGCCTGCTGCATTCGGTGCAGCGCGATGCGCCCGAGCTTGCGGCCGAGGTGGCGCGCGTGGCCTCGCCGCAGCGCATCGCCGAGGTGCTGCGCCGGCTGCTGCAGGAGGGCATCCCGATCCGCAACCTGCACGCCATCTTCGAATGCCTCGCAATCTGGGCGCCCAAGGAGCAGGACTCGATCGCTCTGACCGAGCTGGTGCGCATCCACCTCGGCCGCTACATCACCAGCCGCTACGTGGGATCGAGCCGCCAGCTCGAGGCGATCCTCTTCGAGTCCAGCCTGCTCGAGCGCGTGCAGAACGCGGTCGAGCGCTCGCCGCGCGGCAACCTGCTGCTGCTGAGCCCGGCCGTGACGCAGGACATCCGCGAGCAGGTGCGCCGCATCCTCGGCTCGACTGCCAACCGCGTGGTGGCCATCGCGTCGTCCGACGTGCGCCGCTACGTCAAGACCCTGATCGAGCCGGTGGCGCCGACGCTTCCGGTGCTGTCCTACCAGGAAGTCGACGAAGACGTGGCCCTGCAGCCGGTGGGCTGGGTCACCAATCCGCAAGCCCATTGA